TTGTCTGACGGGGACTTTGGGGACACACGGCAATCGCCACTACCAGGCTTTAAACCGGTCATTCAGAAGGATGTCACCCTCTGGCAGGGTTCCATTAACGGACTTGAGGTTGAGCTGCATTGCGTCATGGCTGGAAAGCCTGTACGCCGTGGCGGTTGGGATTTGAAACAAGGCTGCCCCGGTGTAATGAAAAGCTATGTGCCTGCCGGTAGTTGCTACTTCATTAAACCATTGAAGAGCACCGTGACTCAGATCCTGGAACTTCACGGAACCTGTATTGGCGAGCAGACATCATGGGGTTACGGGCAAATAGCCTGTGGACTCTGGAAATAATTCGAACAGATTAGAGGATGATGTAACCATGACCACTGAAACGGCTTTTTTTACCCTTATGGCTGAAACCAGTATTCACGCCGGAGGCAGTGAAGCAGAAGGGGCTGTTGATCTGCCCATTCAACGGGAAAGGCACACTGGTTGGCCCTGTATTTTTGGTTCAGGCGTTAAGGGGGCTATGCGTGCCAAAGCAGGCAACCTTCCGGATATTGATTTGAAAACGGTATTTGGCCCTGACCCTAAAGACAACAACAGCAGTGACCATGCCGGAAGCCTGTTGGTGAGCGATGCCCGCCTTCTGTTTTTGCCGGTTCGTTCTCTGACAGGTCATTATCGTTGGGTATGTTGCCCTGCGTTGTTGAAGCGACTGGAAAGGGATTTGCAACGGGCCGGGCGTGAAGGTTTTTCCTTTAATATTGAACTGAATGACAGCGAAGTTTTAATCGGCAAGAAGAGCAGTGCCGAACGTCTTTATCTCGAAGAATACGCTTTTGAGGTGAAGGGCAGTGTCGATGAGACAGTGCTAGCAGGCCTGCAACAACTGCTGGGAGAGGAATACCACAAGGACCTCCAAAATAAACTGGCGATTGTCAGCGACGATAACTTTATGCACCTGTGTCAGGCAGCGCTGCCGGTGAATGCTCATATTGCAATTGAGTCAAAAACGAAAACCGTTCGTGATGGTGCGCTTTGGTATGAGGAGTCATTAGCACCGGATACGGTTATGTATATGACGCTGGTCGCACAAAAAGGGCGCTCAGGGCAAATGACAGCACAGGGTGTGATGAGCGAAATCACTGAACAGCTGTTTCGGGAACCTTACCTTCAGGTAGGAGGGAATGAAACCACCGGCATGGGCTGGTTTAAGGTGAGCCGTGTAGCGGAGGTGGTTTGATATGAGTTTGAAAGTAAAGGTTCGTCGCAAGGGTGAACAGCCGAAAAATGATCCGATAACAATGGATATGCCCCGTACCATCCAGCAGCAGCGGGCAAAGTTCAGTTATGAGAAGGTAAAAGAGGTTGTTGATTTAAATAACCCGGATGCAGCGAAGCGGTTTAAGGCTTATGCAAACTCACTGCCAGCCATGGTTCAGATGAATGGTTTGGGACAAACGCTGGCATTCGCTAAAAGTAAGTTTGACTCCAAAAAACCGGAAGGTATTGCCTGGCAGCATCTTTACGATCTGATCAGTGCATGGCACCAGCGGGATACCGGGTGTTACCCAAAGACCGACGTGCTTGAAGGCATTATGTCGCAGGATATGCATGTTTACCGGCAGGCACAGGCTGAAACCCAGGCATTAATGGTATGGGTCAAGCAGTTTGCCCGGGCCGAGATTCGTGTTGATGAAAAGGAGGGTGGTGAATGACTCTGAAGCTGCCGCTTTATAACCAGTCTGAATGTTCCAAGCCTGCTTTTCCTTATCATAAAGGACTTTGGTTTGAACGTTTCTTTTCTTATCCGGATAAATGGACAGTGGACTATTCCGGAAGGGATAAAAACAAAAGCCGTAAAACGGAGTGGATTTCTGGCATAGCCGGTTCCTGCGGCGATGGTAATGAGATCACCCGTTTTGCCGAACGACAGGTTCGTTTGGTGAGCAGCCTTGAGGGGCAGTATCGGGTCTACGAGCTTGACTGGCATTTTGTCACAGGGATGGGCAACCCACACCCTGTAGAGAATGGTTTTCTCTGGCATCCGACGTTGGGCACTCCCTACCTTCAAGGTTCATCCATAAAGGGTTTGTTGCGTAGCTGGATGGAAGAACAGGGCGCTGATAAGGCACTGTTGCACCGCTGGTTTGGCAGTGAATCGAAAGATTCAAAAGTACCAAAAGACTCAACAGAACAGAAGAAGGATAATCAGGCAGGTAGTCTGATTTTTCACGACGCTGTGCCAACAAAGCAGCCTGTGGTCGGGTTGGATATCATGACACCCCACATGGACAAGTGGTATGAAAAAGGCGGCAGTGGTCAGCCTGCCGACAAACATCAGACGATTCCGGCTGACTGGCATAATCCGGTACCGGTTCCGTTTCTGGTGACAAAAAATGCCAGCTTTTTGTTTGCAGTGTCACCACGCACAGAAGCCATGAAAGAAGACATGGGTAAGGTGATGGATGAACTGGCTAAGGCCCTGGAATGGCTGGGTGTAGGTTCCAAAACGTCCGTAGGCTATGGCTCTATGAGCCCAGACCTAAAGGCCGAAGAAGGTTTTGCAAACGAGTTGGCAGAACATTTGGAAAAAGAGCAGGAAGAAAAGCACAAGTCTGCACTGTCACCCGCACAGTTGTCACTGTTCCACCTTGAACAACAGCTCATCAGTGACAAAAACAGCGGTATAAAAAATGCCGGTGGTGCCTGCAAGCAACAATTAAACGAAGTGAAAAACCAGGCGGTTACGGAAAACTGGACGTTTGATGATCTGGAAGCATTGAGGTTGCTGGCCATTAACGTGCTTAAACAGCATGGTCCCGATCCTAAAAAAGGAAAGGGCAAGGAGTTAATGAAATCCATTCGGGCATTGCAGGAGCAGGCAAAGTGATGCAGGTCTTACCTTTGGCACGTTACCGCTTCCGCGTTCGTCTGCACGACACCTTGCAACTGCCGGAGTTTTCCGGATCGTTGATGCGAAGCGTGTTTGGTAATGCACTGAAACGGTTAGCCTGTGCTGCTCAAGGAGATGAGCCTTGTTCAGGTGGGTGTGCCTATAAACGATTGTTTGATCCGCAGCGCCCCGAACGGGGGCGTTTTCCGGAAAATCCGCCGCCTTATGTGATTCAACCACCAAGGCAAACCCGTGTGGAAGCAGGGCAGTGTTTGCAATTTTCCATGGTGTTGATGGGTAAGGCTCTGGATGACCTTCCCATCGTCGTACAGGCGTGGCAACAGGCATTGTCGGTGGGATTAGGCAAAGAGCGAGTGACCGGACAGCTTCTGGATGTTTGTTTGGTCGGTGAAGGAGAACAACAGGAGGTCTATTCATCACTGGACTGTCGTTATCAGCCCCATAAGGCAGAGGTGTTGTTACCCGTACAGTCGTCTGGTGCTGTCGCTATG
Above is a window of Endozoicomonas montiporae CL-33 DNA encoding:
- the cmr4 gene encoding type III-B CRISPR module RAMP protein Cmr4, with translation MTTETAFFTLMAETSIHAGGSEAEGAVDLPIQRERHTGWPCIFGSGVKGAMRAKAGNLPDIDLKTVFGPDPKDNNSSDHAGSLLVSDARLLFLPVRSLTGHYRWVCCPALLKRLERDLQRAGREGFSFNIELNDSEVLIGKKSSAERLYLEEYAFEVKGSVDETVLAGLQQLLGEEYHKDLQNKLAIVSDDNFMHLCQAALPVNAHIAIESKTKTVRDGALWYEESLAPDTVMYMTLVAQKGRSGQMTAQGVMSEITEQLFREPYLQVGGNETTGMGWFKVSRVAEVV
- the cmr5 gene encoding type III-B CRISPR module-associated protein Cmr5: MSLKVKVRRKGEQPKNDPITMDMPRTIQQQRAKFSYEKVKEVVDLNNPDAAKRFKAYANSLPAMVQMNGLGQTLAFAKSKFDSKKPEGIAWQHLYDLISAWHQRDTGCYPKTDVLEGIMSQDMHVYRQAQAETQALMVWVKQFARAEIRVDEKEGGE
- the cmr6 gene encoding type III-B CRISPR module RAMP protein Cmr6, with amino-acid sequence MTLKLPLYNQSECSKPAFPYHKGLWFERFFSYPDKWTVDYSGRDKNKSRKTEWISGIAGSCGDGNEITRFAERQVRLVSSLEGQYRVYELDWHFVTGMGNPHPVENGFLWHPTLGTPYLQGSSIKGLLRSWMEEQGADKALLHRWFGSESKDSKVPKDSTEQKKDNQAGSLIFHDAVPTKQPVVGLDIMTPHMDKWYEKGGSGQPADKHQTIPADWHNPVPVPFLVTKNASFLFAVSPRTEAMKEDMGKVMDELAKALEWLGVGSKTSVGYGSMSPDLKAEEGFANELAEHLEKEQEEKHKSALSPAQLSLFHLEQQLISDKNSGIKNAGGACKQQLNEVKNQAVTENWTFDDLEALRLLAINVLKQHGPDPKKGKGKELMKSIRALQEQAK
- the cas6 gene encoding CRISPR system precrRNA processing endoribonuclease RAMP protein Cas6 produces the protein MQVLPLARYRFRVRLHDTLQLPEFSGSLMRSVFGNALKRLACAAQGDEPCSGGCAYKRLFDPQRPERGRFPENPPPYVIQPPRQTRVEAGQCLQFSMVLMGKALDDLPIVVQAWQQALSVGLGKERVTGQLLDVCLVGEGEQQEVYSSLDCRYQPHKAEVLLPVQSSGAVAMNLLTPLRLQQQKRFLKPEGLTTELLAKALLRRTRLAGEIYLGLTTPDWHQFAQWFESVTMRSDLRWQTVERYSSRQKQSMKLGGLLGSIQLDNLPAELMPWLKLGEYLHLGKNSSFGLGQYHLQVMA